A single Tumebacillus sp. BK434 DNA region contains:
- a CDS encoding replication-associated recombination protein A, with amino-acid sequence MDLFGYQAQEEQKQNAPLAARMRPQNLDELIGQEAIIGQGKLLRRAIETDKLTSLIFFGPPGTGKTTIAKIIAGHTKSMFRSLNAVTAGIADIRKVVEEAKDALSMYSQRTVLFVDEIHRFNKAQQDALLPHVEEGLVILIGATTENPFFEVNAALLSRSQIFRLQSHSEADLIQMARRALSTPQRGLGHLNVMMDDEALQHIARYADGDARRMYNALELAVLSTPPAADGVVHVTVEEAAESIQRRVVRYDKNADAHYDTVSAFIKSIRGSDPDGALYWLAKMIDAGEDTKFIARRIIISASEDIGNADPRALQVAVSALQALEMIGMPEGRIILAQAVTYLATAPKSNAAYMGINHALQTIRDGSSVDVPMHLRDAHYKGAAKLGHGKGYLYPHDFPGNFVEQSYLPQELAGRTFYAPTRNGYEQIISDRLQHWRGKRNGG; translated from the coding sequence TTGGATCTGTTCGGCTATCAGGCACAGGAAGAACAGAAGCAGAACGCGCCGCTCGCCGCCAGAATGCGCCCGCAGAACCTCGACGAGCTGATCGGTCAGGAAGCGATCATCGGCCAAGGGAAGCTCTTGCGCCGCGCCATCGAGACTGACAAGCTCACCTCGCTGATCTTCTTCGGCCCGCCCGGAACGGGAAAGACGACGATCGCCAAAATCATCGCCGGGCACACCAAGTCGATGTTTCGCTCGCTCAACGCCGTGACGGCCGGCATCGCCGACATTCGCAAGGTGGTCGAAGAAGCGAAAGACGCCTTGTCGATGTACAGCCAGCGCACCGTGCTGTTCGTCGACGAGATCCACCGCTTTAACAAAGCGCAGCAAGACGCTTTGCTGCCGCATGTGGAAGAAGGGCTGGTCATCCTGATCGGCGCGACGACGGAGAACCCGTTTTTCGAAGTCAATGCCGCGCTGTTGTCCCGCTCGCAGATCTTCCGCCTGCAGTCGCACAGCGAAGCAGACCTGATCCAGATGGCACGGCGTGCTCTCTCCACGCCGCAGCGGGGGCTCGGGCACCTCAATGTCATGATGGACGATGAGGCGCTCCAGCACATCGCACGCTATGCGGACGGGGATGCGCGGCGGATGTATAACGCGCTGGAACTGGCCGTGCTGTCCACACCGCCCGCTGCAGACGGCGTGGTTCACGTCACGGTTGAGGAAGCGGCGGAGTCGATTCAGCGCCGCGTCGTCCGCTATGACAAAAATGCGGATGCGCACTATGACACCGTCTCCGCGTTTATCAAATCGATCCGCGGCTCCGATCCGGACGGCGCGCTGTACTGGCTGGCGAAGATGATCGACGCAGGCGAAGATACGAAGTTTATCGCCCGCCGCATCATCATCTCGGCGTCTGAAGACATCGGCAATGCCGACCCGCGCGCGCTGCAGGTCGCCGTGTCGGCATTGCAGGCGCTGGAGATGATCGGGATGCCGGAAGGGCGGATCATCCTCGCCCAAGCGGTGACCTATCTGGCGACCGCGCCGAAGTCGAACGCCGCCTACATGGGCATCAACCACGCCTTGCAGACGATCCGCGACGGGAGTTCGGTCGATGTGCCGATGCATCTGCGCGACGCCCATTACAAAGGGGCGGCCAAGCTCGGGCATGGCAAAGGGTATCTCTACCCGCACGATTTCCCGGGGAATTTTGTCGAGCAAAGCTATCTGCCGCAAGAGCTTGCCGGGCGCACGTTCTATGCGCCGACTCGCAACGGCTATGAACAGATCATCTCAGACCGACTACAGCATTGGCGAGGCAAGCGAAACGGGGGATAA
- a CDS encoding Rrf2 family transcriptional regulator → MKLSTKGRYGITLMIDLGMYFGEGPVSLKSVAERQSLSEHYLEQLIAPLRNAGLVRSIRGAYGGYVLAKAPHEITVGDIIRVLEGPITIVDDPEEELAELWEKVRSSINEVLDGTTLQDLIDKKRFGKDTIMFYI, encoded by the coding sequence ATGAAGTTATCCACTAAGGGACGTTACGGCATCACCTTGATGATCGATTTAGGCATGTATTTCGGGGAAGGCCCCGTGTCTTTGAAATCGGTGGCGGAGCGCCAGTCGCTGTCCGAGCATTATCTGGAGCAGCTGATCGCGCCTTTGCGCAACGCCGGACTGGTGCGGTCGATTCGCGGTGCGTACGGCGGGTACGTGCTGGCGAAAGCGCCGCATGAGATCACCGTCGGCGACATCATCCGCGTGCTGGAAGGGCCGATCACGATCGTCGATGATCCGGAGGAAGAACTGGCTGAGCTGTGGGAGAAAGTGCGCAGCTCGATCAACGAAGTGCTGGACGGCACCACCTTGCAGGATCTGATCGACAAGAAGCGCTTTGGCAAAGACACGATCATGTTCTACATCTAA
- a CDS encoding cysteine desulfurase family protein yields the protein MTVIYLDNAATTPVSQEVLDAMQPYFRDIYGNPSSVHASGRQAKGAVERAREQVARAINAKPNEIVFTSGGTEADNSAIIGTAIGYKDKGKHIVTTTIEHHAVLHTYEFLQEMGYEVTFVAPGADGIVRVADIAAALREDTTLVSVMAVNNETGAVQPIGEIGGLTRERGIIFHTDAVQAMGLLQLDVEALGIDLLSISGHKLHGPKGVGALYVRRGLYWKPTQHGGSQEYKRRAGTENLPGIVGLGVAVERAAEQRDARYAHIAKLRETMLSVLQEGVEQLQVNTPEQAVPSILNVTFPGAPAERILMNLDMAGIMASSGSACTSGSLQPSHVLVAMGLGEECVKAAIRFSFSGQNTEEEVRAAAAKTVEVVLRLQRR from the coding sequence ATCACTGTGATCTATCTGGACAATGCGGCGACGACGCCGGTATCCCAAGAAGTGCTGGACGCGATGCAGCCGTACTTCCGCGACATCTATGGCAACCCGTCGAGCGTACACGCTTCCGGACGGCAGGCGAAAGGCGCCGTCGAACGCGCCCGGGAGCAGGTGGCGCGGGCGATCAACGCCAAGCCGAACGAAATCGTCTTCACCAGCGGCGGCACCGAAGCGGACAACTCCGCCATCATCGGCACGGCGATCGGCTACAAAGACAAGGGCAAACATATCGTCACGACGACGATCGAGCATCATGCGGTGCTGCATACTTATGAATTCCTGCAGGAGATGGGCTATGAAGTGACGTTTGTCGCACCGGGCGCAGACGGCATCGTGCGCGTCGCGGATATTGCGGCGGCCCTGCGTGAAGACACGACGCTGGTCTCGGTGATGGCGGTGAACAACGAGACGGGAGCGGTGCAGCCGATCGGTGAGATCGGCGGACTGACCCGCGAGCGCGGCATCATCTTTCACACCGACGCAGTACAGGCGATGGGACTGCTGCAGCTGGATGTGGAAGCGCTCGGCATCGACCTGCTCTCGATCTCCGGGCACAAGCTGCACGGTCCGAAAGGGGTCGGCGCGCTGTACGTGCGCCGCGGGCTGTATTGGAAGCCGACACAGCACGGCGGGTCGCAGGAGTACAAGCGCCGCGCCGGGACGGAGAACCTGCCGGGCATCGTCGGCCTGGGCGTAGCGGTGGAGCGGGCGGCAGAGCAGCGTGATGCGCGCTATGCGCACATCGCGAAGCTGCGCGAGACGATGCTGTCTGTGCTGCAAGAAGGCGTGGAGCAGTTGCAGGTCAACACGCCGGAGCAGGCCGTGCCGTCGATCCTGAACGTGACGTTCCCGGGGGCGCCGGCGGAGCGGATCTTGATGAACCTCGACATGGCAGGAATCATGGCGTCGAGCGGTTCGGCCTGCACGTCAGGATCGCTGCAGCCGTCGCACGTGCTGGTCGCGATGGGGCTCGGGGAGGAATGTGTCAAGGCGGCGATACGATTCTCGTTTTCGGGACAGAATACGGAAGAAGAGGTGCGGGCGGCGGCTGCAAAAACGGTGGAGGTCGTGTTGCGCCTGCAGCGCCGATAA
- a CDS encoding PRC-barrel domain-containing protein, with amino-acid sequence MRKARELVGLPVVELARGEHVGEVRDVLFSAEGTLHSLLLTKATVLTASKILPKAKLHALGQDAITIRQDNEIEEFRDETGLIRSLVQGDVQFVGKEVLTQDGTYLGTVEDVYLDENLNTIVGYEVSEGFLVDLKEGRKVLHAHPEIMVGQDTLLVPADTELAEEF; translated from the coding sequence ATGAGGAAAGCGAGAGAGCTGGTCGGGCTGCCGGTGGTGGAGCTGGCGCGGGGCGAGCATGTCGGGGAAGTGCGCGATGTGCTTTTTTCGGCGGAAGGAACCTTGCATTCGCTCTTGCTGACCAAAGCGACGGTGCTGACCGCGAGCAAAATTTTGCCGAAAGCGAAGCTGCATGCGCTCGGGCAGGATGCGATCACGATCCGGCAGGACAACGAGATCGAAGAATTTCGCGATGAGACCGGACTGATCCGCAGCCTCGTGCAAGGCGATGTGCAGTTTGTCGGCAAAGAGGTGCTGACCCAGGACGGCACGTATCTGGGAACGGTGGAAGATGTTTACTTGGATGAAAATCTGAACACAATAGTGGGGTACGAGGTATCGGAAGGCTTTCTGGTCGACCTGAAAGAAGGACGGAAAGTGCTGCACGCCCACCCGGAGATCATGGTGGGACAAGATACCTTGCTGGTGCCGGCCGACACGGAGCTGGCGGAGGAATTCTAA